The sequence below is a genomic window from Xyrauchen texanus isolate HMW12.3.18 chromosome 46, RBS_HiC_50CHRs, whole genome shotgun sequence.
GTTTATGATGTTCATACTTGCACTATTACATCACGTCCACATACACAGGAAAGAAGTACCGTCTCATGTTCCAGCTGCAGAAACTAACTACACTGTTCAGCTCAGTTCAGTAACACTCACACAGATCAGGCAGCTACGTtgcagtctagatggatgtttatATGTTATCCATTTGGCGAAGTTGCTATAAATTGAACATTACTCGTGTGTCAACCGATCGCTATGTATCCATGTTGTCCGGTTAAGTTCctgtgacatgtttaatatgtaggacttctgaaattgacttcttgtaattgttatattgcatatttatgaatattctttttacatttaatatataaaagtatattatatccccatcattactgaatctgcgttttatgtttttagtttgttatgtgttattgtgtgcattgcatcgACATGCTATTTTAGTAACTGAGGCTGGACAATatagtataaaataataaaatcttctATTGAACTCctatcagccatatcacaagtttaaccttttaaattgaaaactGTAGTACAACTcgaacattaatagtagataaaacacgtGAATAATCCTATTAAGGTCTGTtggtggtggctgaggagagtcccctgttctctagttaaaagtgctttgagtgtacaGTCAGAAAAGCGATTTAagtgtaaaattaatttaaatatgtaaataagagtgttgtttatcttcatcaaagtaatatttccATTTCAGACGTTCAATCATGTAAtgaaaatagcattttataactccGGCTCTAGTTATGATCACACATAGGAAATGTCCAGGTAAAGCTCAAATTGGGAGATTAatccgccagaagagcagtgccagaaCACAACTGACGTAAtgtgttcttctgcaaattgcttgcaattttaattttcaaccacagatgtcactagagagcacaaagttacatagtgcagctttaaccaGCTGAAACATTTGCTTATTACTAAACCACCCTCTTAAAACATTAAACTAATACTAACAAACATTCACATTCACTGCTGATTTTATTTAGTCTTTGGAAAGACAACAATCAAAACATAATATTTTCTTTGCATATAGCAAGGTGAAAGAGTTAATTTTTTACTTTGACAGATCTTTACTTCCTGGTGTAGTCCTCTCCACCATATTGGTGAAACCAATGCCATACATCTCAGGCAAAGTCTGATCGTGCATGTGATTAAGCTGTTCATCAGTCAACCCAGAGAGAAACAAGCACTTCCCTATGaaacaatcaaataaacattCAGTAGATTTGAAAggtatgcataaatatataaacatccttTGCAAAGAATAAGATCAGCTCaattaaacatacaaaaatggtTCCCAGGATTTGGGTAATGCCTCCCTTTGTAGGCTGACAACAGTCCAGGATTGATCCCGATCTAtgaaaaaaatcattattatatttgtttgtttaaaatattgcacAATAAATATAGGTTAAAGTCATTGACTGTCAATTATGTGGTTATAATGGAAACTCACAATCAGAATGTCAAGATTATGGGTGATGACATCTGGCAGCTTCCTAGCCATGACTTCTTCAACTGACATTCCATTGAATCGGTCTAGTGTCCTTTTAGCTTTCTTTGGAGAGTCTTCAGTCTGCACCTGATCCTTTCCTTCACCTTTTGGAGGCCGGCCTCTTTTCTTCCCCTTTCCTGGTGTTGTCGGAGGGGCTACAAAACAGATATTTAATGAGACATAGTTGAGCTGCAGAAATGTCACAGTTTAAGTTACATTTGCTGGAAGGCCCTTACCTGGTGGCAAGGCCATATCTGGTGGCTGGACAAAGAGTTGATTGGGCTGTTGAGTTTGATCCAGATATGGATCTTGATGTACTGACAAATCAGTCATGACTTTCTCCTCCATCGGTCTCTCAGTGTATTGGGCATTGTTAACCATCTGGTGGTACTGTGGCACCTGCTCCGGCTGAAACTGTTGATTAGcttggtacctgagaaaacaaaatCGCAATGAAAAAGAGAGAGCAATTTGATGGAATAAGAATAAGATTACCTCGCCAGTGTTTTCCAGCTTTCTCTGAATATATTTAATACACCTACTCATCAAAGTTTCCGGATGAGCGCATTTTTTGGACTGGGTTATATTTCTTAAATCACATTATATGAAAACACTGATGTTTTCAAAACAAGTATTAGAGAAAGCGGTTAAAGGAAGCAATTTAATTAATCAAACTTAATGAGTTTAAAACTCATTTGGGTTCTTTTGGAGCTATGCAAACTCACCAGTACTGAAGATAATCCATAGGAGCCGTCAGAGATGAATACTGCCTTTCTTCCATCTTAATTGTAGTCTTACTTTAATAGATTAATAGTCATGTTTATATTACTCATATGCCAGCTGGGAAACCACACCTCCCTTTGTTTAATTGGTTCTGgtgcatttgtttcatttcattcgtagcattttaaattaaaaggcagaagattatattttaaatgcattttaactaTAAACATACGACCACTTAAccagttgtttacattttacacTATTAGCAGCTAACTAGTAGCTCATTGCACTCAATAAGCTAGGAGCTATGTGTAAATCCTTGACTTCATACAAACATAAAACCACTCCTTTTGTGGGCAATACAATTTCAATTCTTACCTGCCATATATATCCTTCAGACCTTTTCTGGCACATAACAGTATTTAGAGTAGAAATCTATGGGCCAAATTGATGCTAAACATGATGCATGAAGCCGGTGTAGTACAAGTGTCAACAAAGCTAAAagcaaaattcaaaataaaagtgccTATTTTACCACAATTTATGCGAAACGTTTGAACAATACGcggttttttattttaatataaaagtcCTCCCAttctatatttattaattatattaaaaaaaatcgaCCGGTATGCT
It includes:
- the LOC127638366 gene encoding G/T mismatch-specific thymine DNA glycosylase-like isoform X3 codes for the protein MEERQYSSLTAPMDYLQYWYQANQQFQPEQVPQYHQMVNNAQYTERPMEEKVMTDLSVHQDPYLDQTQQPNQLFVQPPDMALPPAPPTTPGKGKKRGRPPKGEGKDQVQTEDSPKKAKRTLDRFNGMSVEEVMARKLPDVITHNLDILIIGINPGLLSAYKGRHYPNPGNHFWKCLFLSGLTDEQLNHMHDQTLPEMYGIGFTNMVERTTPGSKDLSNKEIREGGHQLLEKLQKYRPLIAAFNGKGIYEVFCKEVFGVKAKNLEFGLQPYKVPDTETVCYLMPSSSPRCAQFPRAQDKVHFYIKLKEVRDQMKGMDKTQEIQETNYTFDVSLAKEDAKRLAIKEEQHDPGYEETCGHGSWGEQQQMFGVHPSNGTDQVMDHRWTMQPFADQIPDIRCSSNNGTT
- the LOC127638366 gene encoding G/T mismatch-specific thymine DNA glycosylase-like isoform X2; the encoded protein is MSRCIKYIQRKLENTGEVILFLFHQIALSFSLRFCFLRYQANQQFQPEQVPQYHQMVNNAQYTERPMEEKVMTDLSVHQDPYLDQTQQPNQLFVQPPDMALPPAPPTTPGKGKKRGRPPKGEGKDQVQTEDSPKKAKRTLDRFNGMSVEEVMARKLPDVITHNLDILIIGINPGLLSAYKGRHYPNPGNHFWKCLFLSGLTDEQLNHMHDQTLPEMYGIGFTNMVERTTPGSKDLSNKEIREGGHQLLEKLQKYRPLIAAFNGKGIYEVFCKEVFGVKAKNLEFGLQPYKVPDTETVCYLMPSSSPRCAQFPRAQDKVHFYIKLKEVRDQMKGMDKTQEIQETNYTFDVSLAKEDAKRLAIKEEQHDPGYEETCGHGSWGEQQQMFGVHPSNGTGNGPQVDNATICRPDSRHQM
- the LOC127638366 gene encoding G/T mismatch-specific thymine DNA glycosylase-like isoform X1 — its product is MSRCIKYIQRKLENTGEVILFLFHQIALSFSLRFCFLRYQANQQFQPEQVPQYHQMVNNAQYTERPMEEKVMTDLSVHQDPYLDQTQQPNQLFVQPPDMALPPAPPTTPGKGKKRGRPPKGEGKDQVQTEDSPKKAKRTLDRFNGMSVEEVMARKLPDVITHNLDILIIGINPGLLSAYKGRHYPNPGNHFWKCLFLSGLTDEQLNHMHDQTLPEMYGIGFTNMVERTTPGSKDLSNKEIREGGHQLLEKLQKYRPLIAAFNGKGIYEVFCKEVFGVKAKNLEFGLQPYKVPDTETVCYLMPSSSPRCAQFPRAQDKVHFYIKLKEVRDQMKGMDKTQEIQETNYTFDVSLAKEDAKRLAIKEEQHDPGYEETCGHGSWGEQQQMFGVHPSNGTDQVMDHRWTMQPFADQIPDIRCSSNNGTT